Sequence from the Candidatus Binataceae bacterium genome:
GTCGTTCAGATCGAAGCGGCTGCGCTGCGATGCCGAGGGCCGTGCGAAATTCACCAGGTCCTTGAGCGTGGTCGAGATGCGCGTGATCTGCGCGAGGATCGTGTGCAAAGAGGTACGCCGCGCGAGGTCGGTCTCTTCCGGCAGCAGCGACTGCACCAGCGAGGAGATCGAGCCGAGCGGGTTGTTGACCTCGTGCGCCACGCCGGCGGCGAAGGTGCCGGCGGCGGCGAGACGTTCGGTCCGCAGCAGTTCGTCGAGCATCTCGCGCCGCTGGGTCACGTCGTGCAGGATCATGTGCACGAACTGCACATTGCCGAACGAGATCAGCGCCGAGTTGACGTCAAAGTAGCGCCCGGCTTCCGGCCAATCGCGAATCTGGTCGGAGCCGTCGCGCACGACCTTTTCGACGTGGCGCAGGATGTGCGGAATGTCCTCGGGCGGACCAAGCTCGGTCAGCTTGCGCCCCACCAGCGGCTTCTCTGCGTGATCCGGCACGAGCTGGTACATCGCTTCGGCCGCGGCGTTGGCGCCCTGCACGATCCAGGTATGGGGCTCGATCTCGTACATCGGGTCTGGCGCGTGGTCGATCGTCGTGCGGTACTTTTCTTCGGAGATGCGGAGCGCATGCTCGCGCGATTCGATATAGAACTGAGAAACCATCAGGCGCCGCTCGTCGATCGCGGCGACCACCGCCTCGCGCGCCCGCTCCATCCGCAGCCCTTTGAGCGACGAGCGCACGTGCTTGAGAATTATCTGCTTGAGCGCGATGTGCAGGACGTTGAACTCCGACGGCCTCACCCGCGAAAGCATCCCCTCCTGGCAATGCCGGCGCAGATAGACATAAGTGTCGAGATTGTCGCGATCACGCAGGTTGTCAACGAACCGGACCAGCGCGTTGGCGCAGTCCTGCGCTATGTGCGGGTACTTGTGCTTCGAGCGCTCGTCGAGCATCCCGAGAATCGCGGCAGTCCATTGCTCGACCATCCGTTGAAAGTGGCGGTCGATTACTTCGGCGGCCGCGCGCCGCGAACGCTGGCTCTCCGGTCCGCGGCGGTAGTCCGCGCCAAAGAGCGCTGATAGCGCGAGCTCGATCGTGTGGAGTTGGGCGCGGATCGCAGTCAGCTCTTCCGGTGTGGCCTGTATCTGCGTGTCGTTTGCGAAGTGGTGCGCGCCGGCCGCCTTGCTCTTGTCGGTGGCAGCAGTGCTCTTATGGCAGGCAGTCCTGCGTCCGCCGACGGAGGTCCTGCGCTTTTCAGGCATAGCGCTCTTTGAGGAGCGATCGTTTTTGTTCGGATGTTGCTCCACGCGGCTACCAACCGATCGAGTTATAACACCGCCAAAATCCGCCTTCTAGGAGCCGGCCGGCTTCCTGCGAGCCGCAAAAAGCACGATGCAGGATTCGCCCGGTCGCAAAAGGGTTAGCCAACATCCCAATACGTTGGCCTTCATCTATCTGCGCGTCGCCAAAAGCCTAGACTGTGCGAGGGTTTTTCTGATGGCACGGCTTTGGCACTAGCGCGATACCGTGCTACAAGACGAACCCTCTCGCCCG
This genomic interval carries:
- a CDS encoding ATP-binding protein, with translation MPEKRRTSVGGRRTACHKSTAATDKSKAAGAHHFANDTQIQATPEELTAIRAQLHTIELALSALFGADYRRGPESQRSRRAAAEVIDRHFQRMVEQWTAAILGMLDERSKHKYPHIAQDCANALVRFVDNLRDRDNLDTYVYLRRHCQEGMLSRVRPSEFNVLHIALKQIILKHVRSSLKGLRMERAREAVVAAIDERRLMVSQFYIESREHALRISEEKYRTTIDHAPDPMYEIEPHTWIVQGANAAAEAMYQLVPDHAEKPLVGRKLTELGPPEDIPHILRHVEKVVRDGSDQIRDWPEAGRYFDVNSALISFGNVQFVHMILHDVTQRREMLDELLRTERLAAAGTFAAGVAHEVNNPLGSISSLVQSLLPEETDLARRTSLHTILAQITRISTTLKDLVNFARPSASQRSRFDLNDQVRETLRLVAYNSRFQGVTFDPQLGADLKHAFADGNEIQQVLINLIFNAADASQHRGGSIRIVTENHPAARDGAAHVKKVLMRVIDNGIGIPPEHLSRVFDPFFTTKPAGAGVGLGLSLCQRIILANQGTIRIDSEIGKGTTVTICLPTYECETAAAEVPVS